Genomic DNA from Setaria italica strain Yugu1 chromosome V, Setaria_italica_v2.0, whole genome shotgun sequence:
TCTCCTGTCAAATGTTTATTCTGCAGCAGGAAGCTGGCAAAGTGTGTCCAATATCAGGAGGGAGATTAAGGAGAAGGGGCTGAAGAGGATTACCGGCTGTAGTTGGATTGAGGTCCAGGACAAAGTCCATGTCTTCTTCAATGGAGACTGTAGGCATCAACAGAGTGATGAAATTTACTCGGTGCTTGAAGCGTGTCTGTATACCGGGAAAGATGATGAACATGAACTCTCAACTGTGTGATGATGACAAATCATCCAAAAGAGTGAGACTATTGGAAAAGATGTTTGCTTGTCACTGTCTTCTATCGTTTTGAGGACCACAGGAGACTGCAGCGCTGCACCATGGAGAGCGAGTAATCAGGTTTCAGCCTTTCATGTATCAGATGATCCGATGCCTTGCGGTAGCTGCAAGAAATGTCCCTTGTATCGCAACAGCAAAGGAATACTGCAGTGTTCTTGGACTGAAGATGACTAGATGAGCAGCTGGATCATGCTCAGGTTAGAGGATGGTACCATAAATCAGCATGTCAAAGGAAACCTGCTAAGTTTTTAGACAAGATGAGCAGCTGGACCATGTTCACATCAGAGGATGGCGGTACCGACATGGCACCACAAATCAGTATAGAAATTTTACATAGCAATGCTGGCTGGTATGTTCCTTGTTCAGGGTTAACCCTGTTTTCATTTAAAAGAACTCATTTAATCAATTGGCATTCTTAAATAAATAATGTTGAACCTTTCAACTGTAATGTTAATGGATTAAATGAGTCCCTTGACAAATTGTAATTCAATTGTCAACCACATAAGCTTCTAGAGATGCATCATATGTATCATCCAAAAGAAGCTTCTctacaggtgctaaaaataagcaagaggtACCAATAATTAGTATCGGGTGCTAAAAATAGGCAAGAGGTACCAAACCAGTCCTAAATGTTTCGGATAAGCAACTGCAAAATCAAAAGTTGACGCAAAAAACGTGACTGTCGACAGTTTAATACACTACCCAAAATATAATGCCATACACGCCTTGGTCATCGTCACAACATTCTACAAGCAAACATGCCCTGGGGAAACTCAGTTTTGATGTGAAAATTTGATGTGAAAATCTGAACTCCAAATTCAAACAACTCTCCATCAAAACTAGAAAATGACAACATCAAGAATTTAAGAAAATTATATTTGGATAATAGCGTTGTATTCGGAACATCCACAAGGGTCATTGATTCCTTCAGCACAGGTAAACAATTCTACATTGTTCCACTAGCAACCTAACACTGCGCTAAACAAGTAAAACATCGGAGGAAAAGAAACAAAGACCGCAACAACGTGCGGCAATCTAAGAGGAGGTGAACTTGGTGACAGCCTTGGTGCCCTCAGAGACGGCGTGCTTGGCGAGCTCGCCGGGGAGGACGAGGCGCACCGAGGTCTGGATCTCCCGGGAGGTGATGGTGGGCTTCTTGTTGTAGCGCGCGAGGCGGGCGGCCTCCTGGGCGAGCTTCTCGAAGATGTCGTTGATGAACGAGTTCATGATGGACATGGCCTTGGAGGAGATACCAATGTCCGGGTGCACCTGCTTGAGCACCTTGAAGATGTAGATCTTGTAGGTCTCGACGCtcttcttggccttcttcttccccttcttctcgcCGCCCTCCTTGCCGGAGCCAGGCACGCGCTTCTCGGCCTTGGGCTTCTTGTCGGCCTTCTCCTCCGCCGGCTTCTTCTCAGCGGGCTTCTTCTCGGCCTTGGGCGCCATCACGGAATCGAGCGGGTGGAGCCGACGGCGGAGCTCGGGAAGCGGCGGATTGGGAATTTGGTGGTGGGGGCGGCGGTTGCTCTTGGCTTTTGGTGGTGGGTTTCCGGGGGGGCGGGGTGGGTTTATATAGGCAGGTGGGGCGGGCTATGATTGgtggagggggtggcggcgcggatCGATGATATGGCGGTCTGTGGAGCGTCGGATCGTTGGACGGCTGGGATTTTGAGGCGCGGGGGAGGGGTTTGGCGTGGGGACGCGTATCGCCGCGGATTCGGGAAAATACGAGCGGGAAACCGTCAGCCATGTGTGAAATCGTAAGTTTTGGCCTTTTGGGGCGCgggttgttttcttttttatgtGGAGATTTTTGCGCGCGGGCCAGCGGCCAGGTTTTGGGGCGGCAAGAGTAGGCTGGGCCTCTGTCGGCCACAGGCGGGCTTCACTGCTAGAGTGCCGAAGATTTACTGGCCTAGCTTTAAAATTCAAAGATTAACTGCACTCGCAActtccccctcaaaaaaaaaaactgtactCGCAACTTGATATTGCCACGCTCTTAATTGTGGAAATGGGGCGGCGATTATCTTGAGAaagatataatttttttaagaagtacctgttgatgttgatgttgtAACTGTTGTAATAGAAATTTGTTTGTAACCCATACAGTGAAATCATATCGGGGATTAAGATCATCACGGCTCAGATTGGTGCTCTACCACTAGGATCAAGTCCTTAAAGTCTTGGATTGAAACCTTGCCACCGGGGAGGCGGGGAGAAAGCTCCATTATGCGGAAGCAACGTCCATGCATTTGTTTCGCTGCAAGCTAGCTTttaaataagttttttttaatttagcCCATTTTTATTAAGTATCATCTTATATCAATTTTAGAGGCAATCTCATTACCGAGCTGACAAACCAACTGACAAGCCAAACCTTATCGAACTGTGTCCACTTGGCAACATCCTGAATTAACTATTTATCTTAATGTAAACAGATCGAAATGCACAAATCTTGAAGCTTCTACCACAATTCAAGGTTTTTTTGCCCAACCCTTTGCAGGATGAGCCACTTGACAGCATGGTCAATGATTCTTGTTGTCTCTTTTTGCTAAGCCACGTTACTAGAAGGTCTTCGGCAACACTGGCTAGTGATGGGTTCTAGTAAAATCAAATAATAGGTAGTATTATAGTTTCAACCATTTTGAAGACCAGGTCTTTTAGAGATAGAAGTCGTTTTCACTTTTTTTAGCGAGATTGATTTTATCCATTTGGTGTCAATAATAGGCGCCCATTCGAGGTGTAAAGAAATTGATCTTGTTTTATTATTAATGATGCGAAGCTATTTCTTAGAGGCTTCATCGGGTGATAACCTGCATTACATATTGGAGCCTAAGATCTTTCTACTTTGACCGACACGCCACAAGAACACTTTGAACAAATGAATTCTTGAAAAACCTACAAAGTGAATAGATAAAGCTACCTATAAAGTGAACATATAGATCTTCTTATATTTCGAGCACCTGGGGTGCTGCTGCAAACCCTCGCCCTCACCTACCTGTAAACTACATCCACATATATATCCATCGGTTGTAGCACCCACACACACGGGTAAGATTGGCATGCTGAGTATCTATCAATCTAGTAAATCCAATAGTTGCTTTAGTGATGTATCCCACTGGGGTGCTTTTGGCTATGGGTTATGTTTCATGGTGTCATTGTATGTGTTAACTTGATGGCAACATTCTTTGTAACAGTAATAATTCGACTCTTTCTTCTGGTTATCGATGTTATATCTAGCACTTACGAGGGATTTATGAGGATTATGATCGTGTCAACTGATGGTAACATGGGAGAAGAATGGACGACCTTTATCAGGCCAGAGGTGCGGTATCATCAATATTTCTCAaacatttatatgcatgtgtactCCTCAATACGCATGACTATTATGGTGTTAAAAATCACTATGCGATTGTGATTCATCCGTGtattacttttctctttttgtcCACTCTTAACGATGAGGGGAGCAATGCATAGTAGTGATGTAATACTTTTATCAAATTTGATCGTATTGTTTGGCACGATTTTTTAACCCGATCATGTTTTTCGTAACATAAATAGACGCCCAATGACGTCTTTGCTTAAAAAACAACCGCTATGATTCACTCCAtgtcctttttaaaaaaaatgattcgCTCCATGAAACTTTCCTTTTCTTAGAGCACTGAGTCAAACCATAGTGCCGACCGAGTGCCGCAAAAGAGCCGACGCCGCTTGCCTCGCT
This window encodes:
- the LOC101754228 gene encoding histone H2B.11, with the protein product MAPKAEKKPAEKKPAEEKADKKPKAEKRVPGSGKEGGEKKGKKKAKKSVETYKIYIFKVLKQVHPDIGISSKAMSIMNSFINDIFEKLAQEAARLARYNKKPTITSREIQTSVRLVLPGELAKHAVSEGTKAVTKFTSS